From a region of the Candidatus Sulfotelmatobacter sp. genome:
- a CDS encoding TetR/AcrR family transcriptional regulator: MPWAPEHKPETRARILEAAAAALRERGVDAVGVAEIMRRAGLTHGGFYGHFRSKDELVAAAIPVAGADSEASLERLHGGTPATALLEAVTSYLSPEHLAHPERGCPLAALGSELVRGARPVRQSLAAQVRRRLSRLAELATGAATPARREQRAAGVLACMVGGMILARALPEADGRALLQDVREFVAGALAESG; this comes from the coding sequence ATGCCCTGGGCTCCCGAACACAAACCCGAGACGCGCGCGCGCATCCTCGAGGCCGCCGCGGCCGCCCTGCGCGAGCGCGGCGTCGACGCGGTCGGCGTGGCCGAGATCATGCGCCGGGCGGGGCTGACGCATGGCGGCTTCTACGGCCACTTCCGCTCCAAGGACGAGCTGGTCGCCGCCGCCATCCCGGTGGCCGGCGCCGACAGCGAGGCCTCCCTCGAACGCCTGCATGGCGGCACGCCGGCGACCGCGTTGCTCGAGGCCGTCACGAGCTATCTGAGCCCCGAGCACCTCGCGCACCCCGAGCGCGGCTGTCCGCTGGCGGCGCTCGGAAGCGAGCTCGTGCGCGGTGCGCGTCCGGTGCGGCAGTCCCTCGCGGCCCAGGTGCGCCGCCGCCTGAGCCGGTTGGCCGAGCTGGCGACGGGGGCGGCGACACCGGCGCGGCGCGAGCAGCGGGCGGCCGGTGTCCTTGCTTGCATGGTAGGCGGGATGATCCTGGCCCGTGCGCTGCCCGAGGCGGACGGTCGGGCCCTCCTCCAGGACGTGCGCGAGTTCGTCGCAGGCGCGCTGGCGGAAAGCGGCTGA
- a CDS encoding WecB/TagA/CpsF family glycosyltransferase: MGAILILGCRVDPVGREAAAERIAALANAGGAALVVTLGVEMVMAAQRDAPFRAAVNGAALVTCDTVGLLLASRLRGGPLRERVTGVELVDALAERSASAGDVRLYLLGSKGDTAQRAADALRRIHPGALIVGARDGYFREDESGAIAAAIEASGANVLLAGLGSPKQELWLTQHLAQTGCGVGIGIGGSLDVYAGNVERAPRLVQRLGLEWAYRLVKEPRRWRRQLALPRFALAALHETVTTRGEGKIRT; this comes from the coding sequence GTGGGCGCGATCCTGATCCTCGGCTGCCGGGTCGATCCGGTCGGACGCGAAGCGGCGGCCGAGCGGATCGCGGCGTTGGCGAACGCCGGCGGCGCGGCGCTGGTCGTCACGCTCGGCGTCGAGATGGTGATGGCCGCGCAGCGCGACGCGCCGTTTCGCGCCGCCGTCAACGGCGCGGCGCTGGTCACCTGCGACACCGTCGGGTTGCTGCTGGCCTCGCGGCTGCGCGGCGGACCGCTGCGCGAGCGGGTGACCGGCGTCGAGTTGGTCGACGCGCTGGCGGAACGCTCGGCGAGCGCCGGCGACGTGCGCCTGTACCTGCTGGGCAGCAAGGGCGACACCGCGCAGCGTGCCGCCGACGCGCTGCGGCGCATCCATCCGGGCGCGCTGATCGTCGGTGCGCGCGACGGGTACTTCCGCGAGGACGAGAGCGGCGCGATCGCGGCCGCGATCGAAGCCAGCGGCGCGAACGTGCTGCTCGCCGGCTTGGGCTCGCCCAAGCAAGAGCTGTGGCTCACGCAGCACCTCGCGCAGACGGGCTGCGGCGTGGGCATCGGCATCGGCGGCTCGCTCGACGTCTACGCGGGCAACGTCGAGCGCGCGCCGCGCCTGGTCCAGCGGCTCGGGCTCGAGTGGGCGTACCGATTGGTCAAGGAGCCGCGGCGCTGGCGCCGGCAGTTGGCTCTGCCGCGCTTCGCGTTGGCGGCGCTGCACGAGACGGTAACCACGCGCGGCGAAGGGAAGATACGAACCTGA
- a CDS encoding glycosyltransferase family 4 protein, whose translation MTAAPRMLFLGSFPPRECGIATFMKDVVTSYDRAFGTRSDVIAIDEPGGEGRVYPPEVIARLVQHDRGSALRVADVVNDHPCDALNIQHEYGLFGGEEGEWVLDLIARVRKPVITSLHTVVPDPSPQHLRVARALCASSAGIVVLSETGRELLIERYGVDARKVRVIPHGVPDVPLSDTAEAKGHFGYAGRTTISTFGLINRGKGLEYAIDAMQAVVASHPETLYLILGQTHPVVRRHEGESYRHELEAKIADLGLSENVVLVDKYLDFDELLDYLAASDLYLTPYLNPTQIVSGTLAYAVGCGKAVISTPYLYAQELLAHGRGFVVPFRDASAIATTLLALLDDPALRESTQRRAYRFGRNMTWPNVAHAYGEYFDALLPRRAALATPA comes from the coding sequence GTGACTGCCGCGCCCCGGATGCTCTTCCTCGGTTCGTTTCCGCCGCGTGAATGCGGCATCGCCACCTTCATGAAGGACGTGGTCACCAGCTACGATCGCGCCTTCGGGACCCGCAGCGACGTGATCGCGATCGACGAGCCGGGCGGAGAGGGTCGCGTCTATCCGCCGGAAGTGATTGCTCGGTTGGTGCAGCACGATCGCGGTTCGGCCTTGCGAGTCGCGGACGTGGTCAACGATCATCCGTGCGACGCGCTGAACATCCAACACGAGTACGGTCTCTTCGGCGGCGAAGAAGGCGAGTGGGTCCTGGATCTGATCGCGCGCGTCCGCAAACCCGTCATCACCTCGCTGCACACCGTCGTGCCGGATCCCTCGCCGCAGCACTTGCGGGTCGCGCGCGCGCTCTGCGCGTCGTCGGCCGGCATCGTCGTCCTCTCGGAGACCGGTCGCGAGCTGTTGATCGAACGCTACGGCGTCGACGCGCGCAAGGTGCGCGTGATCCCGCACGGCGTTCCCGACGTGCCGCTCAGCGACACCGCTGAAGCCAAGGGACATTTCGGCTACGCCGGGCGCACGACGATCTCGACGTTCGGTCTCATCAACCGCGGCAAAGGCCTCGAGTACGCGATCGACGCGATGCAGGCCGTCGTCGCCTCGCACCCCGAGACGCTCTACCTGATCCTCGGCCAGACCCATCCGGTCGTGCGCCGTCACGAAGGCGAGTCGTATCGCCACGAGCTCGAAGCGAAGATCGCCGACCTCGGCCTGTCCGAGAACGTCGTGCTCGTCGACAAATACCTGGACTTCGACGAGCTGCTCGACTACCTCGCCGCCAGCGACCTCTACCTGACGCCCTACCTGAACCCGACGCAGATCGTCAGCGGGACGCTGGCGTACGCGGTCGGCTGCGGCAAGGCCGTCATCTCGACGCCCTATCTCTACGCGCAGGAGCTGCTGGCGCACGGCCGCGGCTTCGTCGTCCCCTTCCGCGACGCGTCGGCGATCGCGACGACGCTGCTCGCGCTGCTCGACGACCCCGCGCTGCGCGAGAGCACGCAGCGGCGCGCATATCGCTTCGGCCGCAACATGACCTGGCCGAACGTGGCGCACGCCTACGGTGAGTACTTCGACGCGCTGTTGCCGCGACGCGCGGCATTGGCGACGCCGGCCTGA
- the dapB gene encoding 4-hydroxy-tetrahydrodipicolinate reductase yields MLRVGVAGALGRLGRVACEAVRAADDLELSAVLVRSGGGEPALAACGDARVAHTLADFLAGLDVVVDCTVHPATVGVALGAVDAGIPVVVGATGWTDTEILTLSERAQAAGVGAMLVPNFSLGANLMMRFAEQAARVFGRAEIIELHHDRKRDAPSGTAKLTARRIAATGAPEPPIHSVRLPGLVAHQEVIFGGIGETLSVRHDSLAHTSFAAGIVAAVRGVRSSTALVVGLDALLDRMLAP; encoded by the coding sequence ATGCTGCGCGTCGGGGTAGCCGGCGCGCTCGGACGACTAGGGCGCGTCGCGTGTGAGGCAGTGCGGGCTGCGGACGACTTGGAGTTGTCGGCGGTGCTCGTGCGTTCCGGCGGCGGCGAACCGGCGCTCGCGGCGTGCGGCGACGCGCGCGTCGCCCACACGCTGGCCGATTTTCTCGCCGGGCTCGACGTCGTCGTCGACTGCACCGTCCATCCGGCGACGGTCGGCGTCGCGCTGGGCGCGGTCGACGCCGGGATCCCGGTCGTCGTCGGCGCGACCGGCTGGACCGACACCGAGATCCTGACCCTCTCCGAACGCGCGCAGGCGGCGGGCGTCGGCGCGATGCTGGTGCCGAACTTCTCGCTGGGAGCGAACCTGATGATGCGCTTCGCCGAACAGGCCGCGCGCGTCTTCGGCCGGGCCGAGATCATCGAGCTGCACCACGATCGCAAGCGCGACGCGCCCAGCGGGACGGCGAAGCTGACCGCGCGCCGCATCGCCGCCACCGGTGCCCCGGAACCGCCGATCCACAGCGTGCGGTTACCGGGTCTAGTGGCGCACCAAGAAGTGATCTTCGGCGGGATCGGCGAGACGTTGAGCGTCCGCCACGACTCGCTCGCGCACACCTCGTTCGCCGCCGGCATCGTCGCCGCGGTGCGTGGCGTGCGTTCGTCCACCGCGCTCGTCGTCGGCCTCGACGCGCTGCTCGACCGGATGCTGGCACCGTGA
- a CDS encoding HNH endonuclease signature motif containing protein, whose product MQAYYDAGHDRDACRERFGFQLAAWYKAIRRGRLRAATVPTRYDWSAVQQYYDAGHSVRDCCQRFGFTLMAWTKAVRRGSVRPRPRSWTVEEVLARSRYRGSIKRRLIQAGILRNVCDECGLDSWRGKPLAIQIDHRNGVRDDHRLENLRMLCPNCHIQTETFAGRNPRRRKSTIEQSRLMQR is encoded by the coding sequence GTGCAAGCATACTACGATGCCGGCCACGATCGGGACGCGTGCCGCGAGCGCTTCGGATTCCAACTGGCAGCTTGGTACAAGGCGATCCGGCGGGGGCGCCTTCGCGCCGCGACGGTGCCGACACGCTACGATTGGTCTGCCGTGCAGCAGTACTACGATGCCGGCCACTCGGTCCGTGACTGCTGCCAGCGGTTCGGCTTCACGCTGATGGCCTGGACCAAGGCGGTCCGCCGGGGGAGCGTGCGGCCGCGTCCCCGGAGCTGGACCGTCGAGGAGGTCCTGGCCCGGAGCCGCTACCGGGGCTCCATCAAAAGGCGCTTGATCCAGGCTGGTATACTCAGGAACGTCTGCGATGAATGCGGCCTGGACAGCTGGAGGGGGAAGCCCCTGGCCATCCAAATCGATCATCGAAACGGCGTTCGGGACGACCACCGGTTGGAAAATCTCCGGATGCTCTGCCCGAACTGCCACATCCAAACGGAGACCTTCGCGGGCAGGAACCCGCGCCGACGCAAATCGACAATCGAGCAATCCCGGTTGATGCAACGGTAG
- a CDS encoding DUF3553 domain-containing protein, which translates to MLAQTELLNDVQRAAVEHTDGPVLIFAGAGSGKTRVLTNRIAHLLEEKQVFPDRILAVTFTNKAAGEMKARLERMVGAPARDLWVGTFHSMCVRMLRRDGRKIGVAPNFAIMDDADQRAIVREVIADLDFDERQIAPGAALAEISKAKNNLWSPDQYEEKNPSFAGEKYAQVYREYDRRLAESNGLDFDDLIGRAIHLLDSDEEARTRYQTKFKYVLVDEYQDVNYAQYRLVATLAKEHGNITVVGDDDQSIYSWRGSDYRMILRFEEDFPGAKVFKLEENYRSTQTILEAANELVAHNEGRSPKKLFTRRAEGEKVTAFQAESERAEVRYVMEKIKEHVRGGAAYRDFLVLYRTNAQSRYFEEGFLADGIPYRVVGGVGFYARTEVKDMLSYLRYIVNPSDAVAFRRIVNVPRRSIGQQTLASLLEAANQANVSVGQAVFDSNLLKRAVPKKQRELERFAELIADLRERAQTFSISELLIAVMEESGYLRELQADETAEGRARIENLQELVGVAREFEQNPETGSTLDDFLSNIALISDVDSLDADASFVTLMTMHAAKGLEFPIVFLTGLEEGVFPHTRALTDMTELEEERRLAYVGVTRAMDRLYLSFAARRTLFGNTFSHPRSRFIEEMPSIEVIGGIGLGQRPGGGRWREVSIHENAGAGVGMDLSPGDKVRHPKWGEGVVAEVVGAGGDGLLTINFPNVGQKMVMLKYAPLEKV; encoded by the coding sequence ATGCTCGCGCAGACCGAACTTCTCAACGATGTCCAGCGCGCGGCCGTCGAGCATACCGACGGTCCCGTGCTGATCTTCGCAGGGGCGGGTTCCGGAAAGACCCGTGTCCTGACGAACCGGATTGCTCACCTCCTCGAAGAGAAGCAGGTCTTCCCGGACCGCATCCTCGCCGTTACCTTCACCAACAAGGCCGCGGGTGAGATGAAGGCGCGGCTCGAGCGAATGGTCGGGGCGCCGGCCCGCGACCTGTGGGTCGGGACGTTCCACTCGATGTGCGTGCGCATGCTGCGCCGCGACGGCCGCAAGATCGGGGTCGCCCCGAACTTCGCCATCATGGATGACGCCGACCAGCGCGCGATCGTGCGCGAGGTGATCGCCGACCTGGACTTCGACGAGCGGCAGATCGCGCCCGGCGCGGCGCTGGCCGAGATCTCGAAGGCCAAGAACAACCTGTGGTCGCCCGACCAGTACGAGGAGAAGAACCCCTCGTTCGCCGGTGAGAAGTACGCGCAGGTCTACCGTGAGTACGACCGCCGTCTGGCCGAGTCGAACGGGCTGGATTTCGACGACCTGATCGGCCGCGCGATCCACCTGCTCGACAGCGACGAAGAAGCGCGCACGCGCTACCAGACGAAGTTCAAGTACGTCCTGGTCGACGAGTACCAGGACGTCAACTACGCGCAGTACCGGCTCGTCGCGACGCTGGCCAAGGAGCACGGCAACATCACGGTCGTCGGCGACGACGACCAGTCGATCTACTCCTGGCGCGGCAGCGACTACCGCATGATCCTGCGCTTCGAGGAAGACTTCCCGGGCGCCAAGGTCTTCAAGCTCGAAGAGAACTACCGCTCGACGCAGACCATCCTCGAGGCCGCCAACGAGCTGGTCGCGCACAACGAGGGCCGCAGCCCCAAGAAGCTGTTCACCCGCCGCGCCGAGGGCGAGAAGGTCACGGCCTTCCAGGCCGAGTCGGAGCGCGCCGAAGTTCGCTACGTGATGGAGAAGATCAAGGAGCACGTGCGCGGCGGTGCCGCCTACCGTGACTTCCTGGTCCTCTACCGCACCAACGCGCAGTCGCGCTACTTCGAAGAGGGCTTCCTCGCCGACGGCATCCCCTACCGGGTCGTCGGCGGCGTCGGCTTCTACGCGCGCACGGAGGTCAAGGACATGCTGTCCTACCTCCGCTACATCGTCAACCCGTCCGACGCGGTCGCGTTCCGCCGCATCGTCAACGTGCCGCGCCGCTCGATCGGCCAACAGACGCTGGCCTCGCTGCTCGAGGCGGCGAATCAGGCCAACGTCTCGGTCGGCCAAGCGGTGTTCGACTCGAACCTGCTCAAGCGCGCGGTGCCCAAGAAGCAGCGCGAGCTCGAGCGCTTCGCCGAGCTGATCGCCGACCTGCGCGAGCGCGCGCAGACGTTCTCGATCTCCGAGCTGCTGATCGCGGTGATGGAGGAGTCGGGCTACCTGCGCGAGCTGCAGGCCGACGAGACGGCCGAAGGCCGCGCCCGCATCGAGAACCTGCAAGAGCTGGTCGGGGTCGCCCGCGAGTTCGAGCAGAACCCGGAGACGGGCTCGACGCTCGACGACTTCCTCTCCAACATCGCGCTGATCAGCGACGTCGACTCGCTCGACGCCGACGCCTCGTTCGTCACCTTGATGACGATGCACGCGGCCAAGGGCCTCGAGTTCCCGATCGTCTTCCTCACCGGTTTGGAAGAGGGCGTCTTCCCGCACACGCGGGCGCTCACCGACATGACCGAGCTCGAGGAAGAGCGGCGCCTCGCGTACGTCGGCGTCACCCGCGCGATGGACCGGCTCTACCTATCCTTCGCCGCGCGGCGCACGCTGTTCGGCAACACCTTCTCGCACCCGCGCTCGCGCTTCATCGAGGAGATGCCCTCGATCGAGGTGATCGGCGGGATCGGGCTCGGACAGCGTCCGGGCGGCGGCCGCTGGCGCGAGGTCTCGATCCACGAGAACGCCGGTGCCGGCGTCGGCATGGACCTCTCGCCGGGCGACAAGGTCCGTCACCCCAAGTGGGGCGAGGGCGTCGTGGCCGAGGTCGTCGGTGCGGGCGGCGACGGTTTGCTCACCATCAACTTCCCGAACGTCGGCCAGAAGATGGTCATGCTCAAATACGCGCCGCTGGAGAAGGTATAG
- the dapA gene encoding 4-hydroxy-tetrahydrodipicolinate synthase: protein MKSLGRLLTAMITPFDASGALDLDESVRIAQFLVERGNDGVVLAGSTGEGNALESDEKLALFDTVKRALGKRGTVIAGTGDNNTRRSIVLTKAAEQVGVDAVLLTVPAYVKPTQEGMLTHFGAIAEATSLPCIVYNIPGRTGANMLPATFVELTRRHPNIVGIKESSGDLNQFTAILRGVTREDVTFWCGDDYLFLPALAVGGYGLVSVAAHLAGDELRTMVDAFIAGDVARAGAIHRELAPLIAALFATSSPIPVKWAMGTYGFAVGACRSPLSALPEPLQAALEPLIAPYRPEWARS, encoded by the coding sequence ATGAAGTCCTTGGGTCGTCTTCTGACCGCGATGATCACGCCGTTCGATGCGAGCGGCGCGCTCGACCTCGACGAGTCGGTCCGCATCGCCCAGTTCCTGGTCGAACGCGGCAACGACGGCGTCGTGCTGGCCGGTTCGACCGGCGAGGGCAACGCGCTCGAGAGCGACGAGAAGCTCGCGCTGTTCGACACGGTCAAGCGCGCGCTCGGAAAGCGCGGCACCGTCATCGCGGGCACCGGCGACAACAACACGCGCCGCTCGATCGTGCTGACGAAGGCCGCCGAGCAGGTCGGCGTCGACGCCGTGCTGCTCACCGTGCCTGCCTACGTCAAGCCGACGCAAGAGGGGATGCTGACGCACTTCGGCGCGATCGCCGAGGCGACGTCGTTGCCCTGCATCGTCTACAACATCCCCGGCCGCACCGGTGCCAACATGCTGCCGGCGACGTTCGTCGAGCTGACCCGCCGTCACCCCAACATCGTGGGCATCAAGGAATCCAGCGGCGACCTCAACCAGTTCACCGCGATCCTGCGTGGCGTCACCCGCGAGGACGTCACCTTCTGGTGCGGCGATGACTACTTGTTCTTGCCCGCGCTGGCGGTCGGCGGTTACGGTTTGGTCTCGGTCGCCGCGCATCTGGCGGGCGACGAGCTGCGCACGATGGTCGACGCGTTCATCGCCGGCGACGTGGCGCGAGCCGGCGCGATCCACCGCGAGCTGGCGCCGTTGATCGCCGCGTTGTTCGCGACCAGCAGCCCGATCCCGGTGAAGTGGGCGATGGGAACGTACGGCTTCGCGGTCGGCGCGTGCCGCTCGCCGCTGAGCGCGTTGCCCGAGCCGCTGCAGGCGGCACTCGAGCCGCTGATCGCGCCGTACCGGCCGGAGTGGGCGCGATCCTGA
- a CDS encoding aspartate-semialdehyde dehydrogenase, with the protein MKIAVIGATGVVGATILRVLDERAVPVDTLLAYASRDRADGVAFRGATVPVYAATPERLAADRPDVAFFASSDDASAELARSLAGAGTLVIDNTSTFRLDPQVPLVIPEVNPHAIHAHHRIFPVANCTAIVLCVALAPIERAVGLRSVRVATYQAVSGAGRAGLEALAAEEDGGAPNGTFAAPIFRNVVPLVGSGNGDGDTGEEQKVAAETKKMLDRPDLYVAATTVRVPVMRAHSEAVFFETETPTDARELADALRGAPGLVFHEHGIVTPRDVEDTDLVHVARLRPEADDDTDTRFQMWIVGDQLRKGAATNGVQILELLLQLGRLAGVNA; encoded by the coding sequence GTGAAGATCGCGGTGATCGGTGCGACCGGGGTGGTCGGCGCGACCATCCTGCGCGTGCTCGACGAACGCGCCGTCCCCGTCGACACGCTGCTGGCGTACGCGTCGCGCGACCGCGCGGACGGCGTCGCCTTCCGCGGCGCGACGGTCCCGGTGTACGCGGCGACGCCGGAGCGCCTCGCCGCCGACCGTCCCGACGTCGCGTTCTTCGCCTCGAGCGACGACGCCAGCGCCGAGCTGGCCCGCAGCTTGGCCGGCGCCGGGACGCTGGTTATCGACAACACCTCGACCTTCCGGCTCGACCCGCAGGTGCCGCTGGTGATCCCCGAGGTCAACCCGCACGCGATCCACGCGCACCACCGCATCTTCCCGGTCGCCAACTGCACCGCCATCGTGCTGTGCGTCGCGCTTGCGCCGATCGAGCGCGCGGTCGGATTGCGCTCGGTGCGGGTGGCGACGTATCAGGCGGTCAGCGGCGCCGGCCGCGCCGGCCTGGAGGCGTTGGCCGCCGAGGAGGACGGGGGCGCGCCCAACGGGACCTTCGCAGCGCCGATCTTCCGCAACGTCGTCCCGCTGGTCGGCAGCGGCAACGGCGACGGCGACACCGGGGAAGAACAGAAAGTGGCCGCCGAGACCAAGAAGATGCTCGACCGCCCGGACCTCTACGTCGCCGCGACGACGGTGCGGGTGCCGGTGATGCGCGCGCACAGCGAGGCGGTCTTCTTCGAGACGGAGACGCCGACCGACGCGCGCGAGCTGGCCGACGCCCTGCGCGGCGCACCCGGCCTGGTCTTCCACGAGCACGGCATCGTGACGCCGCGCGACGTCGAAGACACCGATCTCGTGCACGTCGCGCGGCTGCGCCCCGAAGCCGACGACGACACCGACACGCGCTTCCAGATGTGGATCGTCGGCGACCAGCTCCGCAAAGGCGCCGCCACCAACGGCGTCCAGATCCTCGAACTGCTGTTGCAACTAGGGCGTCTGGCCGGAGTAAACGCGTGA
- a CDS encoding aspartate kinase, protein MISQTAQVIVLKFGGSSLATSELREIAASRVLDVMRRGDAPVVVCSAIGRAPDPYATDTLAELVAPVRDGPNRDLLIACGEAISCAVFAELLCSLGALAQAMTGLQAGIITDDAYSDAEILEIDPAPIRAVLARGIIPVVTGFQGGTRALATTTLGRGGSDLTAVALGEALDAKDVEIYTDVSGVMTADPRRVAGAHPIPEVTQAEMVELAGNGAKVMHHKAAELAHTTRTPYGIKGLRSGVGTIVDEDAPVDPERPVTGLAVLRDVTFCRIIQGLTDEAARSELDRDVLARIAERGISIDMVNVNDAGVFFLVDDEHADQVRPALADLNLALRMRPHCAKISIVGAGMRGTSGVIYRVVKAISDAGIEIIHSTDSNITISILVSTDQADAAEQALHDAFRLGRGAVAR, encoded by the coding sequence GTGATTAGTCAGACCGCGCAGGTCATCGTGCTCAAGTTCGGCGGCAGTTCGCTGGCGACGAGCGAATTGCGCGAGATCGCCGCCTCGCGCGTGCTCGACGTCATGCGGCGCGGCGACGCGCCGGTCGTGGTGTGCTCGGCGATCGGACGCGCGCCCGACCCGTATGCGACCGATACGCTGGCCGAGCTGGTCGCGCCGGTGCGTGACGGTCCTAACCGCGATCTGCTGATCGCGTGCGGTGAGGCGATCTCGTGCGCGGTCTTCGCCGAGCTGCTGTGCTCGCTGGGCGCGCTGGCGCAGGCGATGACCGGGTTGCAGGCCGGGATCATCACCGACGACGCCTACTCCGATGCCGAGATCCTCGAGATCGACCCGGCTCCGATTCGTGCCGTGCTGGCGCGCGGCATCATCCCCGTCGTGACCGGCTTCCAGGGCGGGACGCGCGCGCTGGCGACGACGACGCTCGGCCGCGGCGGCAGCGACCTGACCGCCGTCGCGCTGGGCGAAGCGCTGGACGCGAAGGACGTCGAGATCTACACCGACGTCTCGGGCGTGATGACGGCCGATCCACGGCGGGTCGCCGGCGCGCACCCGATCCCCGAGGTCACCCAGGCCGAGATGGTCGAGCTGGCCGGCAACGGCGCGAAGGTGATGCACCACAAAGCCGCCGAGTTGGCCCACACGACCCGCACGCCGTACGGCATCAAGGGCTTGCGCAGCGGGGTCGGCACGATCGTCGACGAGGACGCGCCGGTCGATCCGGAACGTCCCGTCACCGGTCTGGCGGTGCTGCGCGACGTGACGTTCTGCCGCATCATCCAAGGCCTGACCGACGAAGCCGCCCGCTCGGAGCTCGACCGCGACGTGCTGGCGCGCATCGCCGAACGCGGTATCTCGATCGACATGGTCAACGTCAACGACGCCGGCGTGTTCTTCCTGGTCGACGACGAGCACGCCGATCAGGTGCGTCCCGCGCTCGCCGACCTGAACCTGGCGCTGCGGATGCGGCCGCACTGCGCGAAGATCTCGATCGTCGGCGCCGGCATGCGGGGGACCTCGGGCGTCATCTACCGCGTCGTCAAGGCGATCAGCGACGCGGGGATCGAGATCATCCACTCGACCGACTCGAACATCACCATCTCGATCCTGGTCTCGACCGACCAGGCCGACGCCGCGGAGCAGGCACTCCACGACGCCTTCCGGCTGGGCCGGGGAGCAGTAGCACGATGA
- a CDS encoding NDP-sugar synthase — MQAIVLVGGEGTRLRPLTLETPKPMVPVMNMPFLERTLRRLKDAGIEDVILPAGYLPDAITSFFGDGSALGLRVRYVIEETPLGTAGALKNVAQYIDGPFFVLNGDVLTSLDLRAMMQYHRQKGGVATLHLIRVEDPSAFGCVVHDDQGRISAFVEKPPRDEAPTNEVNAGTYLLEPEVLDRIPAGRPVSIERETFPALIAAGRPLYAYTTDDYWIDLGRPEAYLAAHRHVFDGAMPLGLAPDVDGPGRETVPRSALRPPVFVGRDCRVAADAVVGPYAVLGDRCQVGSGATVADSLLWDDVIVEAGAQIDWSIVASRARIGAGARVERGAVIGHGATIAPGSLVETNARVAVEP, encoded by the coding sequence GTGCAAGCAATCGTCCTCGTCGGCGGTGAGGGAACGCGGCTCCGCCCGCTCACGCTCGAGACCCCGAAGCCCATGGTCCCGGTCATGAACATGCCCTTCCTCGAACGTACGCTGCGGCGGTTGAAGGACGCGGGCATCGAGGACGTCATCTTGCCGGCCGGCTATCTCCCGGACGCGATCACCTCATTTTTCGGCGACGGCTCGGCGCTCGGACTGCGCGTCCGCTACGTGATCGAAGAAACGCCGCTCGGCACCGCCGGCGCCCTCAAGAACGTCGCGCAATACATCGACGGCCCGTTCTTCGTCCTCAACGGCGACGTGCTCACCTCGCTCGACCTGCGCGCGATGATGCAGTATCACCGGCAGAAGGGCGGCGTCGCGACGCTGCATCTGATCCGCGTCGAGGATCCCAGCGCCTTCGGCTGCGTCGTTCATGACGATCAGGGCCGCATCTCGGCCTTCGTCGAGAAGCCGCCGCGCGACGAAGCGCCGACGAACGAGGTCAACGCCGGCACCTACTTGCTCGAACCCGAGGTCCTCGACCGCATCCCCGCCGGTCGCCCGGTCTCGATCGAGCGCGAGACCTTCCCGGCGCTGATCGCCGCCGGTCGCCCCCTCTACGCCTATACGACCGACGACTATTGGATCGATCTCGGCCGCCCCGAGGCGTATCTCGCGGCCCATCGCCACGTCTTCGACGGGGCGATGCCGCTGGGCTTGGCGCCCGACGTCGACGGGCCGGGCCGCGAGACCGTTCCCCGCTCGGCGCTGCGCCCGCCGGTCTTCGTCGGCCGCGACTGCCGGGTCGCCGCCGACGCGGTGGTCGGGCCCTACGCGGTGCTCGGCGACCGCTGCCAGGTCGGCTCGGGTGCGACGGTCGCCGACTCGCTGTTATGGGACGACGTCATCGTCGAAGCGGGCGCGCAGATCGATTGGTCGATCGTCGCCAGTCGCGCGCGCATCGGTGCGGGCGCGCGCGTGGAGCGTGGTGCCGTGATCGGCCATGGTGCAACCATTGCACCCGGTTCCTTGGTAGAGACGAACGCCCGGGTCGCCGTCGAGCCCTGA